Proteins found in one Neomonachus schauinslandi chromosome 1, ASM220157v2, whole genome shotgun sequence genomic segment:
- the AMH gene encoding muellerian-inhibiting factor isoform X1 gives MRALLLRPLALVLSVLGPLLGAGAPGGEGSSTPASPRQLVTGAGGLIFHQDWDWPPGSPQDPLCLVTLDQKGNRGSTPLRVAGALRRYEHAFLEAVRRARWGPRDLATFGVCAASAGQPALLPLRQLQAWLGEPAGRRLAVLHLEEVTWEPTLSLKFQAPPPGGAGPLELALLVLYPGPGPEVAVTGTGLPGTQNLCWSRDARYLVLAVDHPAGDWQSPGVTLTLQPQGDGAPLSTTQLQDLLFGPNPRCFTRMTPALLLLPLPGPAPMPAHGLLERVPFPPPRLPQEQQAKEPPPSADPFLETLTRLVRALRGPPAQASPTRLALDPGALAGFPQGLVNLSDPATQEHLLDGEEPLLPLVLPRASATAGDPAPLQGPEAAPWAAGLAHRVAAELRAAAAELRGLPGLPPAATLLLERLLALCPGAPGDAGDPGGPGDPLRALLLLKALQGLRAEWRGRERSGPPRAQRSAGAGAADGPCALRELSVDLRAERSVLIPETYQANNCQGACGWPQSDRNPRYGSHVVLLLKMQARGAALARPPCCVPTAYAGKLLISLSEERIRAHHVPNMVATECGCR, from the exons ATGCGGGCTCTGCTGCTCCGGCCACTGGCCCTGGTGCTGTCGGTGCTGGGGCCCCTGCTGGGAGCCGGGGCCCCCGGAGGAGAGGGCTCCAGCACCCCAGCCTCGCCCAGACAGCTGGTCACAGGCGCAGGGGGGCTCATCTTCCACCAAGACTGGGACTGGCCGCCAGGCAGCCCACAAGACCCCCTGTGCCTGGTGACCCTGGACCAGAAGGGCAATAGGGGCAGCACCCCGCTTCGGGTGGCAGGGGCCCTGAGACGCTACGAGCACGCCTTCCTCGAGGCTGTGCGGCGGGCACGCTGGGGTCCCCGCGACCTGGCCACCTTCGGGGTCTGTGCCGCCAGCGCCGGGCAGCCCGCCCTGCTCCCTCTGCGGCAGCTGCAGGCATGGCTGGGGGAGCCCGCGGGGCGGCGGCTGGCCGTGCTGCACCTGGAGGAAG TGACCTGGGAGCCGACACTCTCACTGAAGttccaggcgcccccacctggAGGAGCCGGTCCTCTAGAGCTGGCGCTGCTGGTGCTGTACCCCGGGCCTGGCCCCGAGGTCGCTGTCACCGGGACTGGGCTGCCAGGCACCCAG AACCTTTGCTGGTCCCGGGACGCGCGCTACCTGGTGCTGGCCGTGGACCACCCAGCGGGGGACTGGCAGAGCCCTGGGGTCACCCTGACCCTGCAACCCCAAGGAGACG GTGCACCCCTGAGCACCACCCAGCTGCAGGACCTGCTGTTCGGCCCCAACCCCCGCTGCTTCACGCGGATGACCCCGGCCCTGCTCCTGCTGCCACTGCCCGGGCCCGCACCAATGCCCGCGCACGGCCTCCTGGAGCGAGTGCCCTTCCCGCCACCCAG GCTCCCCCAGGAGCAGCAGGCCAAGGAGCCACCGCCCAGCGCAGACCCCTTCCTGGAGACGCTCACGCGCCTAGTGCGCGCCTTGCGGGGCCCCCCCGCCCAGGCCTCGCCAACGCGCCTGGCCCTGGACCCGGGCGCGCTGGCCGGCTTCCCGCAGGGCCTCGTCAACCTGTCGGACCCCGCGACACAGGAGCACCTGCTCGACGGCGAGGAGCCGCTGCTGCCGCTGGTGCTACCACGGGCCTCGGCCACGGCCGGGGACCCCGCGCCGCTGCAGGGCCCCGAGGCCGCGCCCTGGGCCGCGGGCCTAGCGCATCGTGTGGCCGCCGAGCTGCGGGCCGCGGCCGCCGAGCTCCGCGGGCTCCCGGGGCTGCCGCCCGCCGCCACGCTGCTGCTGGAGCGCCTGCTCGCGCTCTGCCCCGGGGCCCCGGGGGACGCGGGGGACCCCGGCGGCCCGGGTGACCCACTGCGCGCGCTACTGCTGCTCAAGGCGCTGCAGGGTCTGCGCGCCGAGTGGCGGGGGCGCGAGCGCAGCGGGCCCCCACGGGCACAGCGCAGCGCGGGCGCCGGGGCGGCGGACGGGCCGTGCGCGCTGCGCGAGCTGAGCGTAGACCTGCGCGCCGAGCGCTCGGTGCTCATCCCCGAGACGTACCAGGCCAACAACTGCCAGGGCGCGTGCGGCTGGCCGCAGTCCGACCGCAACCCGCGCTACGGCAGCCACGTGGTGCTACTGCTCAAGATGCAGGCCCGCGGCGCCGCCCTGGCGCGCCCGCCCTGCTGCGTGCCCACGGCCTACGCCGGCAAGCTCCTCATCAGCCTGTCGGAGGAGCGCATCCGCGCGCACCACGTGCCCAACATGGTGGCCACCGAGTGCGGCTGCCGGTGA
- the AMH gene encoding muellerian-inhibiting factor isoform X2 — translation MRALLLRPLALVLSVLGPLLGAGAPGGEGSSTPASPRQLVTGAGGLIFHQDWDWPPGSPQDPLCLVTLDQKGNRGSTPLRVAGALRRYEHAFLEAVRRARWGPRDLATFGVCAASAGQPALLPLRQLQAWLGEPAGRRLAVLHLEEVTWEPTLSLKFQAPPPGGAGPLELALLVLYPGPGPEVAVTGTGLPGTQNLCWSRDARYLVLAVDHPAGDWQSPGVTLTLQPQGDGAPLSTTQLQDLLFGPNPRCFTRMTPALLLLPLPGPAPMPAHGLLERVPFPPPRCAQAQEPPPSADPFLETLTRLVRALRGPPAQASPTRLALDPGALAGFPQGLVNLSDPATQEHLLDGEEPLLPLVLPRASATAGDPAPLQGPEAAPWAAGLAHRVAAELRAAAAELRGLPGLPPAATLLLERLLALCPGAPGDAGDPGGPGDPLRALLLLKALQGLRAEWRGRERSGPPRAQRSAGAGAADGPCALRELSVDLRAERSVLIPETYQANNCQGACGWPQSDRNPRYGSHVVLLLKMQARGAALARPPCCVPTAYAGKLLISLSEERIRAHHVPNMVATECGCR, via the exons ATGCGGGCTCTGCTGCTCCGGCCACTGGCCCTGGTGCTGTCGGTGCTGGGGCCCCTGCTGGGAGCCGGGGCCCCCGGAGGAGAGGGCTCCAGCACCCCAGCCTCGCCCAGACAGCTGGTCACAGGCGCAGGGGGGCTCATCTTCCACCAAGACTGGGACTGGCCGCCAGGCAGCCCACAAGACCCCCTGTGCCTGGTGACCCTGGACCAGAAGGGCAATAGGGGCAGCACCCCGCTTCGGGTGGCAGGGGCCCTGAGACGCTACGAGCACGCCTTCCTCGAGGCTGTGCGGCGGGCACGCTGGGGTCCCCGCGACCTGGCCACCTTCGGGGTCTGTGCCGCCAGCGCCGGGCAGCCCGCCCTGCTCCCTCTGCGGCAGCTGCAGGCATGGCTGGGGGAGCCCGCGGGGCGGCGGCTGGCCGTGCTGCACCTGGAGGAAG TGACCTGGGAGCCGACACTCTCACTGAAGttccaggcgcccccacctggAGGAGCCGGTCCTCTAGAGCTGGCGCTGCTGGTGCTGTACCCCGGGCCTGGCCCCGAGGTCGCTGTCACCGGGACTGGGCTGCCAGGCACCCAG AACCTTTGCTGGTCCCGGGACGCGCGCTACCTGGTGCTGGCCGTGGACCACCCAGCGGGGGACTGGCAGAGCCCTGGGGTCACCCTGACCCTGCAACCCCAAGGAGACG GTGCACCCCTGAGCACCACCCAGCTGCAGGACCTGCTGTTCGGCCCCAACCCCCGCTGCTTCACGCGGATGACCCCGGCCCTGCTCCTGCTGCCACTGCCCGGGCCCGCACCAATGCCCGCGCACGGCCTCCTGGAGCGAGTGCCCTTCCCGCCACCCAGGTGTGCGCAGgcccag GAGCCACCGCCCAGCGCAGACCCCTTCCTGGAGACGCTCACGCGCCTAGTGCGCGCCTTGCGGGGCCCCCCCGCCCAGGCCTCGCCAACGCGCCTGGCCCTGGACCCGGGCGCGCTGGCCGGCTTCCCGCAGGGCCTCGTCAACCTGTCGGACCCCGCGACACAGGAGCACCTGCTCGACGGCGAGGAGCCGCTGCTGCCGCTGGTGCTACCACGGGCCTCGGCCACGGCCGGGGACCCCGCGCCGCTGCAGGGCCCCGAGGCCGCGCCCTGGGCCGCGGGCCTAGCGCATCGTGTGGCCGCCGAGCTGCGGGCCGCGGCCGCCGAGCTCCGCGGGCTCCCGGGGCTGCCGCCCGCCGCCACGCTGCTGCTGGAGCGCCTGCTCGCGCTCTGCCCCGGGGCCCCGGGGGACGCGGGGGACCCCGGCGGCCCGGGTGACCCACTGCGCGCGCTACTGCTGCTCAAGGCGCTGCAGGGTCTGCGCGCCGAGTGGCGGGGGCGCGAGCGCAGCGGGCCCCCACGGGCACAGCGCAGCGCGGGCGCCGGGGCGGCGGACGGGCCGTGCGCGCTGCGCGAGCTGAGCGTAGACCTGCGCGCCGAGCGCTCGGTGCTCATCCCCGAGACGTACCAGGCCAACAACTGCCAGGGCGCGTGCGGCTGGCCGCAGTCCGACCGCAACCCGCGCTACGGCAGCCACGTGGTGCTACTGCTCAAGATGCAGGCCCGCGGCGCCGCCCTGGCGCGCCCGCCCTGCTGCGTGCCCACGGCCTACGCCGGCAAGCTCCTCATCAGCCTGTCGGAGGAGCGCATCCGCGCGCACCACGTGCCCAACATGGTGGCCACCGAGTGCGGCTGCCGGTGA